The Carassius gibelio isolate Cgi1373 ecotype wild population from Czech Republic chromosome B22, carGib1.2-hapl.c, whole genome shotgun sequence genome window below encodes:
- the slx9 gene encoding protein FAM207A: protein MVGKIKRVRQKLHHGAVKLENEHQNRATPENTPIKPVQLSQTDSQETKLSTSDSSINNNSKAFSFPSGVFAGTKISKESLVQTLKVDEASHVTNSKPSAGEHKGTGEKKQQSKKEKMKERRERWLNKISAIKLAREQQVAQARRKATPVVGDMRPLADALPELSLLLPSLKTSVGAQRRNKALVKKKPEPTNFSLMKPAQKRKLLETEASHFSEAMKNPAFKTNLLASLGDHLRKRLKQEEEQS, encoded by the exons ATGGTGGGGAAAATTAAACGGGTCCGGCAGAAGCTCCATCACGGCGCCGTGAAGCTGGAAAATGAGCACCAAAACAGAGCCACGCCGGAGAATACACCGATTAAACCCGTTCAACTCTCACAAACAGATTCACAAGAGACCAAACTCAGCACATCTGACAGCAGCATCAACAATAACTCAAAG GCTTTCAGTTTTCCCTCTGGAGTTTTTGCTGGAACTAAGATCTCTAAAGAGTCTTTAGTTCAGACGCTGAAAGTTGATGAAGCATCACATGTGACCAACAGCAAACCGTCTGCAGGAGAACACAAAG GCACAGGAGAAAAGAAGCAGCAGTCGAAGAAAGAAAAGATGAAGGAGCGCAGGGAAAGATGGCTTAACA AGATCAGTGCGATCAAGCTTGCGCGTGAGCAGCAGGTGGCGCAGGCGCGGAGGAAGGCCACACCCGTGGTGGGCGACATGAGGCCGCTGGCGGACGCCCTTCCTGAACTCTCCCTGCTCCTCCCGTCTCTCAAAACCTCTGTCGGCGCACAGCGGAGGAACAAAGC TTTGGTTAAGAAGAAACCAGAACCCACAAACTTCAGCTTGATGAAACCAGCCCAGAAACGAAAACTACT CGAGACTGAAGCATCTCACTTCAGCGAAGCCATGAAAAATCCCGCCTTCAAGACCAACCTTTTAGCTTCGCTTGGTGATCACCTGCGAAAACGTCTCAAACAGGAAGAGGAACAGAGTTAA